One Paenibacillus crassostreae DNA segment encodes these proteins:
- the ruvX gene encoding Holliday junction resolvase RuvX produces MRIMGLDYGDRRIGVSVSDMFGWTAQGLEVIERRRENIEFERIAEIVREYDIAEIVVGLPKNMDGTVGFRGDICIEFADKLKELTKLPIHLWDERLTTVSAERTLIEGNVSRKKRKQVVDKMAASLILQNYLDSKSIR; encoded by the coding sequence ATGAGAATCATGGGGTTGGATTATGGGGATCGCAGGATTGGAGTGTCTGTCAGCGATATGTTTGGTTGGACTGCTCAGGGGCTTGAAGTTATAGAACGGCGTCGTGAAAATATCGAATTTGAGCGAATTGCTGAGATTGTCCGTGAGTATGACATTGCTGAGATTGTCGTTGGTTTACCCAAAAATATGGATGGGACTGTTGGTTTTCGAGGTGATATTTGTATAGAATTCGCAGATAAATTGAAGGAACTTACCAAATTACCTATACATTTATGGGATGAAAGGTTAACGACAGTATCCGCAGAACGAACGTTAATTGAAGGCAATGTTAGTCGAAAGAAGCGTAAACAGGTCGTTGATAAGATGGCAGCCAGTTTGATTTTGCAAAACTATTTGGATTCTAAGAGTATAAGGTGA
- a CDS encoding DUF1292 domain-containing protein: MANDKINNEEEPEIIYIPDDEGNEEEFEVIMKFEVDGSDAKYMMVVPMDSEDEETDEVYAFRYEEDEVGDDIKLYMIDNDEEWAIVEETFNTLVAELDGGE, from the coding sequence ATGGCTAATGACAAAATTAATAATGAAGAAGAACCAGAAATAATCTATATTCCTGATGATGAAGGGAATGAAGAGGAATTCGAAGTTATTATGAAATTCGAAGTTGATGGTTCTGATGCAAAGTATATGATGGTTGTACCTATGGATTCTGAAGATGAAGAGACGGATGAAGTATATGCATTCCGTTATGAGGAAGATGAAGTAGGGGACGATATCAAGTTATATATGATTGATAATGACGAGGAATGGGCAATCGTTGAAGAGACCTTTAATACGCTTGTAGCTGAACTTGACGGGGGCGAATAG
- the mltG gene encoding endolytic transglycosylase MltG: MFGIICILLVLVMGVSAMVIWNSLQPVENSDEIVEFTIESGMGTTQIAKLLQEKALIKNDIIFIAYLKYKDQGSRFQAGTYRITPGTNNDELIAMFNNGDVVKEDMIRFTIPEGFTVEQLINKLEEEGIVDGEVMLKLLDDPSTADAALVDTIPSGSDAELKHVLEGYLFPETYELKKGVTEEEIIKTMTAQLLKEINTIENFEQKLKDRDLTLHELLTIASLVEREVVVDHERSLVAGVIYNRLNEGQKLEIDATVQYALDQPKERLFYKDLEIESPYNTYLVEGLPPGPISNPSLASIEAALQPESTEYFYYVTKKDGSQEHLFGKTYKEHLKNIEKSKSTTQ, encoded by the coding sequence ATGTTTGGAATTATATGTATTCTATTAGTTTTAGTAATGGGTGTGTCTGCGATGGTAATTTGGAACAGTCTACAACCAGTTGAGAACTCAGACGAAATTGTTGAATTTACGATCGAAAGTGGAATGGGTACTACCCAAATTGCAAAATTATTACAAGAGAAAGCTTTAATAAAGAATGATATAATATTTATTGCTTATTTGAAATATAAAGATCAGGGAAGTCGATTTCAAGCTGGAACCTATAGGATTACACCAGGAACGAACAACGATGAATTAATAGCTATGTTCAATAATGGTGATGTTGTTAAAGAAGATATGATTCGATTTACTATACCTGAAGGATTTACCGTTGAACAATTGATTAATAAGTTAGAAGAAGAGGGAATTGTGGATGGTGAAGTGATGTTAAAGCTTCTAGACGATCCTTCAACTGCTGACGCTGCTTTAGTTGATACCATTCCATCCGGTTCAGATGCAGAATTAAAACATGTGTTAGAAGGCTATCTTTTTCCAGAAACTTATGAATTGAAAAAAGGTGTTACAGAAGAAGAAATTATAAAGACGATGACAGCTCAATTACTAAAAGAAATAAATACTATCGAAAACTTTGAGCAAAAGCTGAAGGACCGGGATTTAACATTACATGAACTACTCACCATAGCTTCGCTTGTAGAACGTGAGGTTGTTGTAGATCATGAACGATCACTCGTTGCGGGTGTGATTTATAACCGTTTGAACGAAGGCCAAAAGCTAGAGATTGATGCCACAGTTCAATACGCTTTGGATCAACCGAAGGAAAGATTATTTTATAAGGATCTAGAGATTGAGAGCCCATATAACACATATTTAGTTGAAGGCCTTCCACCTGGTCCTATAAGTAATCCTAGCTTGGCTTCAATTGAAGCAGCACTTCAACCGGAATCTACTGAATATTTCTACTATGTAACCAAGAAGGACGGATCACAAGAACATTTATTCGGCAAAACCTATAAAGAGCATTTGAAGAATATCGAGAAAAGTAAGAGTACGACACAATAA
- the alaS gene encoding alanine--tRNA ligase → MKASEIRSKWLEFFAEKGHKIEPSAPLVPHNDPSLLWINAGMAPLKSYFDGREKPENPRIANSQKCIRTNDIENVGKTRRHHTFFEMLGNFSIGDYFKEEVITWAWEFLTDKKWIGFDPQRLSVTVYPEDEEAYKLWHEKIGLTEAQIVKLEDNFWDIGEGPCGPCTEIFYDRGEAYGSDMSDPEMFPGGENERYLEVWNLVFSQFNHNKDGSYTPLPNKNIDTGAGLERFASILQDVDSNFDTDLFQPIIQETAALAKVKYNDSVEHDIALKVIADHVRTVSFAVADGVLPSNEGRGYVIRRLLRRAVRYGKVLGLDKPFLYTLTKTVGDIMGIYYPEVVEKREFIEKVIFTEEERFHETLSDGLSILEEISIQAKKEGKTAISGADAFKLYDTYGFPFDLTEDYAIEHGLSVDREGFDTAMQEQRTRARAARHDGGSMQVQGGILGDITIKSEFVGYNSTVSESKILAILVNDALVDCVQAGDSCQVILDRTPFYAESGGQVSDQGLLIGEHGTAKVEGMFKAPLGQPVHRVLVDNGELKVGEMFKAEVNREQRSDIVKNHTATHLLHKALKEVLGYHVNQAGSLVDAQRLRFDFSHFGSISEEELIDIERRVNEQIWNGIDVNIEYKTIDEAKASGAMALFGEKYGDIVRVVQVGEYSLELCGGCHVSNTSQIGMLKLVSESGIGSGVRRIEAVTGRLAYQYMEGQLDILKQSAELLKSNLQDVPKRIDAIHTQLKELSRENESLQSKLSMIEAGELSDQVVSVNGVDLLAARVNSGSMDGLRSLADELKGKLPNAIIVLGATMEDKVNFVVAVPQNLVKAGFHAGKLVKEIASVCGGGGGGRPDMAQAGGKDVSKLDEAMKLAHELVIQSSNN, encoded by the coding sequence ATGAAAGCAAGTGAGATACGTTCGAAATGGTTAGAGTTTTTCGCAGAGAAAGGGCATAAGATTGAGCCGAGTGCTCCATTAGTCCCACATAATGATCCATCCCTATTATGGATTAACGCAGGTATGGCACCACTGAAATCATATTTTGATGGACGGGAGAAACCGGAAAATCCGCGGATTGCTAATTCACAGAAATGTATACGTACCAATGACATCGAGAATGTCGGTAAAACCCGTAGACATCATACATTTTTTGAAATGTTAGGTAACTTCTCCATTGGTGACTATTTCAAGGAAGAAGTGATTACGTGGGCATGGGAATTTCTAACCGATAAGAAATGGATCGGGTTCGACCCACAACGGTTATCTGTGACGGTATATCCCGAGGATGAAGAAGCATATAAACTATGGCATGAGAAGATCGGCTTGACTGAGGCTCAGATTGTGAAGTTGGAAGATAATTTCTGGGATATTGGGGAAGGTCCATGTGGTCCTTGTACAGAAATTTTCTATGACCGTGGTGAGGCTTATGGAAGTGATATGTCGGATCCTGAAATGTTTCCTGGCGGTGAGAATGAACGGTATTTAGAAGTATGGAATTTGGTATTCTCACAATTTAACCACAATAAAGATGGTAGCTATACGCCACTTCCTAATAAAAATATCGATACAGGTGCAGGATTAGAACGGTTTGCTTCAATCCTTCAGGATGTAGATTCAAATTTTGATACTGATTTATTTCAGCCTATCATTCAAGAAACAGCAGCTTTAGCCAAAGTGAAATACAACGATAGTGTAGAACATGACATAGCTTTAAAAGTTATCGCTGATCACGTTCGCACTGTTTCATTTGCTGTTGCGGATGGGGTGCTTCCTTCGAATGAAGGTCGTGGTTATGTTATTCGCCGTCTACTTCGCCGTGCTGTCCGTTATGGAAAGGTATTAGGTCTTGATAAACCATTCCTATATACATTAACGAAAACCGTTGGAGATATCATGGGTATTTATTATCCTGAGGTTGTTGAAAAACGCGAATTTATCGAAAAGGTTATCTTCACCGAAGAGGAACGCTTCCATGAGACGTTATCTGATGGACTATCTATTCTAGAAGAAATCAGTATTCAAGCGAAGAAAGAAGGAAAAACTGCTATAAGCGGTGCGGATGCTTTCAAACTTTATGACACGTATGGCTTCCCGTTTGATCTGACAGAAGATTATGCTATTGAGCATGGATTAAGTGTGGATCGCGAAGGCTTCGATACAGCAATGCAAGAACAACGTACACGCGCTCGTGCTGCAAGGCATGATGGGGGTAGCATGCAGGTTCAAGGGGGAATCCTTGGAGATATAACAATAAAAAGTGAATTTGTTGGATATAATAGCACCGTATCAGAGTCTAAAATCTTGGCTATCCTTGTTAATGATGCTTTGGTAGACTGTGTGCAAGCTGGAGATTCATGTCAGGTAATACTTGATAGAACACCATTCTATGCAGAGAGTGGGGGACAAGTAAGCGATCAGGGATTGCTGATAGGAGAACATGGTACTGCCAAGGTTGAAGGGATGTTTAAGGCACCATTAGGTCAACCTGTACATCGTGTTCTTGTTGATAATGGAGAATTGAAAGTTGGAGAAATGTTTAAAGCGGAAGTTAATCGTGAACAACGTTCTGACATAGTGAAGAACCATACGGCAACTCATTTACTGCATAAGGCTTTAAAGGAAGTATTAGGTTATCATGTTAACCAAGCAGGTTCATTGGTTGATGCTCAACGTCTACGGTTTGACTTCTCGCATTTCGGTAGCATATCGGAAGAAGAACTTATTGATATTGAACGTCGCGTTAACGAACAAATTTGGAACGGCATAGATGTAAATATTGAGTATAAAACAATAGATGAAGCGAAGGCTTCGGGTGCGATGGCTCTATTCGGTGAAAAATATGGTGATATTGTTAGAGTTGTACAAGTTGGAGAATATAGTCTAGAACTCTGCGGTGGTTGTCATGTAAGTAATACTTCACAAATCGGAATGTTGAAATTAGTTAGTGAAAGTGGAATTGGATCAGGTGTTAGACGGATAGAAGCTGTTACAGGCCGGTTGGCTTATCAGTATATGGAAGGGCAGCTAGACATACTGAAACAATCTGCAGAATTACTGAAATCCAATCTTCAAGATGTACCGAAACGTATTGATGCAATCCACACTCAGCTTAAAGAATTAAGTAGGGAGAATGAATCACTACAAAGTAAGCTTAGTATGATTGAGGCAGGGGAACTTAGTGACCAAGTAGTTTCAGTGAATGGTGTTGATCTATTAGCCGCTCGTGTAAATAGTGGCAGTATGGATGGGCTACGTTCTCTTGCGGATGAATTGAAGGGTAAACTTCCAAATGCGATAATTGTGTTAGGAGCAACGATGGAGGATAAAGTGAATTTTGTTGTTGCTGTTCCACAGAATTTAGTGAAGGCTGGATTCCACGCAGGCAAACTTGTCAAAGAGATTGCTTCTGTCTGTGGTGGTGGCGGAGGTGGCCGTCCAGATATGGCACAAGCTGGGGGCAAGGATGTTAGTAAATTGGATGAAGCTATGAAATTGGCTCATGAACTGGTAATACAGAGTTCGAATAACTAA
- a CDS encoding cysteine desulfurase family protein translates to MNPIYLDHAASTPIHPEVAQIMMKIMMEQYGNASSVHSFGRGAKRSLNGARDRASRLLGCYPDELVFTSGGTESDNLALFGVSSLLSHKGRHIITSSIEHHAILHSCSELERQGFQVTYLPVDSTGQIRIEDVEKAMTDETILISIMYGNNEVGTIQPIEEIGKLAQSRGILFHVDAVQALETLPISCRDLPVDLMSFSAHKINGPQGVGALYVRRSIQLNAQSYGGLQEKKRRAGTENIAGVEGFAKAIELIHEQIQERREYYLQLRTTMIATLEQVIGDDSFIVNGHPTQFLPHILNISIPEVDTETLLMSLDMEGIAASSGSACTSGSLELSHVLEAMKLSDSIMRSAIRFSFGLGNTTKEIEHVAQIIGTILRRVRNRT, encoded by the coding sequence ATGAACCCAATTTATTTAGATCATGCAGCATCAACACCTATTCATCCAGAAGTAGCACAGATCATGATGAAGATCATGATGGAGCAATATGGGAATGCTTCGAGCGTCCATTCATTTGGAAGAGGTGCGAAGCGATCACTGAACGGAGCAAGGGATCGAGCGAGTCGATTGCTAGGTTGTTATCCAGATGAACTCGTATTTACAAGTGGAGGAACAGAAAGTGATAATTTAGCCTTGTTTGGGGTATCTTCATTATTAAGCCATAAGGGTAGGCATATTATCACTTCTTCAATAGAGCATCATGCGATTCTCCATTCATGTTCAGAATTAGAACGTCAGGGATTCCAAGTAACGTACCTTCCTGTAGATTCTACCGGCCAAATTCGGATTGAAGATGTCGAGAAAGCTATGACTGATGAGACTATTCTTATCAGTATCATGTATGGGAACAACGAAGTGGGTACCATTCAACCGATAGAAGAGATTGGGAAGCTAGCACAAAGTCGGGGTATCTTATTTCATGTGGATGCAGTGCAGGCTTTAGAAACTTTGCCAATATCTTGTAGGGATTTACCTGTTGATCTAATGAGCTTCTCTGCTCATAAAATCAATGGACCACAGGGTGTTGGTGCTCTTTATGTCCGTCGTAGTATACAACTAAATGCTCAATCTTATGGGGGGCTTCAAGAAAAAAAACGTCGTGCAGGTACTGAAAATATTGCAGGTGTTGAAGGGTTTGCAAAAGCAATTGAGCTGATACATGAACAGATACAAGAAAGAAGAGAGTACTATTTACAACTTAGAACAACAATGATTGCTACATTGGAACAGGTCATTGGTGATGATTCCTTTATTGTAAACGGACACCCTACACAATTCTTGCCTCATATTCTCAATATTAGTATTCCAGAGGTAGACACGGAAACACTATTGATGAGTTTAGATATGGAAGGAATCGCAGCATCAAGTGGATCTGCATGTACTTCCGGTTCGTTGGAGTTATCGCATGTTCTCGAAGCAATGAAACTTTCTGACTCTATTATGCGATCAGCGATTCGTTTTAGCTTCGGATTGGGTAATACTACAAAAGAGATAGAGCATGTTGCACAAATTATTGGAACCATTCTTCGACGGGTACGTAACAGAACATAG
- a CDS encoding IreB family regulatory phosphoprotein gives MDSMDKTVKFNVNGDELEASSKEILLTVYDALVEKEYHPINQIVGYLLSGDPAYIPRHNNARSLVRKKERDELIEELVRFYLANHR, from the coding sequence ATGGATTCTATGGATAAGACAGTCAAATTCAATGTTAATGGTGATGAGTTGGAAGCATCTTCGAAGGAGATTCTTCTAACGGTATACGATGCACTGGTAGAGAAGGAATATCATCCAATTAACCAGATCGTTGGGTACCTTTTATCCGGAGACCCTGCGTATATACCGCGTCATAACAATGCTAGGAGCCTGGTGAGAAAGAAAGAACGAGATGAATTGATTGAAGAATTGGTTCGGTTTTATTTAGCCAATCACCGTTAG
- a CDS encoding peptidase U32 family protein, whose translation MVNRPELMVTAGSLQEITPLINAGADAFLIGNDTFGTRLAGSFTLDEIREAVKIAHAHDAKVYVSLHSIITNDIIDSLPDYVKELAEAGVDAVEFNDPAVLFAVKSNAPTLKLHWNAEMTTTNYATANYWGRRGATRAIFARELNMDEVTGMKGHLEVESQVQVHGMTNIYHSKRSLVGNYMLHQGRPVDDGSLGKERGLFLTEEDRPGEKYPIYEDLNGTHIMSSDDICILEDLHLLIEAGVNSFKIEGILKSLAYNEAVVSSYKRVIDDYLADEANYKFKEEYVDNIRKLQDPERELTFGFYYKEQVY comes from the coding sequence ATGGTTAATAGACCAGAGCTTATGGTAACTGCGGGTTCATTACAAGAAATTACGCCATTGATTAACGCAGGTGCCGATGCTTTTTTAATAGGAAATGATACTTTTGGGACGAGACTTGCGGGTAGTTTCACGCTAGATGAGATACGTGAAGCTGTAAAAATAGCACATGCTCATGATGCAAAAGTATATGTGAGTCTCCACAGTATAATAACGAATGATATCATAGACTCCCTTCCTGATTACGTGAAGGAATTAGCAGAAGCTGGTGTAGATGCAGTTGAGTTTAATGATCCTGCTGTGCTATTTGCTGTCAAATCTAATGCACCAACACTGAAGCTTCATTGGAATGCAGAGATGACCACAACCAATTATGCAACAGCGAACTATTGGGGTCGAAGAGGTGCTACTCGAGCAATATTCGCCAGAGAACTTAATATGGATGAAGTAACAGGAATGAAAGGTCATTTAGAAGTGGAGTCACAAGTTCAGGTCCATGGAATGACGAATATTTACCACTCTAAGCGCAGCTTAGTAGGAAATTATATGTTGCATCAAGGTAGACCTGTTGACGATGGTAGCCTGGGTAAAGAACGTGGGTTATTCCTTACAGAAGAAGATCGCCCTGGTGAAAAGTATCCGATCTACGAGGATCTCAACGGAACACATATTATGAGTTCAGATGATATTTGTATCTTGGAGGATTTGCATTTGCTTATAGAAGCGGGTGTGAATAGCTTTAAAATTGAAGGTATTTTAAAATCTTTGGCATATAATGAAGCCGTTGTTAGTTCATATAAACGTGTGATCGATGATTATTTAGCAGACGAAGCAAATTATAAATTTAAAGAAGAATATGTGGACAATATTCGCAAACTACAAGACCCAGAACGAGAATTAACATTTGGGTTCTACTATAAAGAACAAGTATATTGA
- the cymR gene encoding cysteine metabolism transcriptional regulator CymR codes for MKISTKGRYGLTIMMELAVKFGEGPTSLKSIAEKNNLSEHYLEQLIAPLRNAGLVKSVRGAYGGYILFSEPSTITAGDVIRVLEGPISPVDFTEEDDPAKRDLWLRIRDGIANALDSTTLQDLISFEVKSNVDNYMFYI; via the coding sequence ATGAAAATTTCAACAAAAGGACGTTACGGTTTAACAATTATGATGGAGCTAGCGGTGAAGTTTGGAGAAGGCCCTACATCACTCAAAAGTATAGCTGAAAAGAACAATTTGTCAGAGCATTATCTAGAGCAGTTGATTGCACCATTACGTAATGCTGGATTAGTTAAAAGCGTTCGGGGAGCTTATGGAGGTTATATTCTATTTAGTGAACCTTCAACAATTACAGCAGGGGATGTTATTCGTGTCCTTGAAGGACCGATCTCACCAGTGGATTTCACCGAAGAGGATGACCCGGCGAAGAGAGATCTGTGGCTTAGAATTCGGGATGGAATTGCCAATGCATTAGATTCTACAACATTGCAGGATCTTATTTCTTTCGAAGTGAAGAGCAATGTTGATAATTATATGTTCTATATTTAA
- the mnmA gene encoding tRNA 2-thiouridine(34) synthase MnmA yields MSRENNNTRVVVGMSGGVDSSVTALLLKQQGYDVIGIFMKNWDDTDEFGNCTAEDDAEDVRRVCEQIDIPYYTVNFEKEYFDKVFTYFLDEYKSGRTPNPDVMCNREIKFGEFLNKALNLGADYVATGHYARVVEKNNIHQLLRGVDSNKDQTYFLNALNQEQLSRAMFPIGHLPKPEVRRIAEEAGLYTAKKKDSTGVCFIGERNFKEFLSQYLPAQSGKMVDIATGEVKGDHDGLMYYTLGQRQGLGIGGSGSGEPWFVADKDLDRNILFVVQGDSHPSLYSTGLIATGLNWIAGKNSIPTESFTCTAKFRYRQPDQAVTLTWLPDGNVHVIFDKQQKAITPGQAVVFYQGEECLGGGTIDKVEKVPYTIPPLKEK; encoded by the coding sequence ATGTCAAGAGAAAATAATAATACACGTGTTGTTGTTGGAATGTCCGGTGGCGTTGATTCATCAGTAACCGCCTTACTTTTAAAACAACAAGGTTATGATGTCATCGGTATTTTTATGAAAAATTGGGATGATACTGATGAATTCGGTAATTGTACTGCAGAGGATGACGCAGAAGATGTACGCCGTGTTTGTGAACAGATTGATATCCCCTACTATACAGTAAACTTTGAAAAAGAATACTTTGATAAAGTATTTACCTATTTTCTAGATGAATATAAGTCTGGAAGAACACCTAATCCTGATGTTATGTGTAATCGTGAAATCAAATTCGGGGAATTTCTGAATAAAGCACTCAATTTGGGGGCAGATTATGTAGCTACAGGTCATTATGCTAGAGTAGTTGAAAAGAATAACATTCATCAACTACTACGTGGTGTAGACAGCAATAAAGATCAGACTTATTTCCTAAATGCTTTGAATCAAGAGCAGCTCTCCAGAGCAATGTTTCCTATAGGTCATCTTCCTAAACCAGAAGTAAGACGTATTGCCGAAGAAGCTGGTTTATATACGGCCAAGAAAAAGGATAGTACAGGTGTTTGTTTCATCGGTGAACGTAATTTCAAAGAATTTCTAAGTCAATACCTTCCTGCCCAATCCGGGAAAATGGTCGATATTGCTACCGGTGAGGTCAAAGGTGACCATGATGGACTTATGTATTATACCTTAGGACAACGACAAGGTCTAGGTATTGGAGGCTCAGGTTCAGGTGAACCTTGGTTTGTAGCAGACAAGGATCTCGATCGTAACATTCTCTTCGTGGTGCAGGGTGACAGTCATCCTAGTCTTTATTCCACGGGGCTAATCGCTACAGGACTCAATTGGATCGCTGGGAAAAATTCCATACCCACTGAATCATTTACTTGTACAGCCAAATTCCGCTACCGTCAGCCTGATCAAGCTGTTACATTAACTTGGCTACCAGATGGGAATGTTCATGTTATCTTTGATAAACAACAAAAAGCCATTACTCCGGGACAAGCTGTTGTATTCTACCAAGGTGAAGAATGTCTTGGTGGTGGTACGATCGATAAAGTAGAGAAAGTCCCATATACGATTCCTCCATTGAAAGAGAAATAA
- a CDS encoding PRC-barrel domain-containing protein, which yields MKLQEMLGLPVFDIEQGKKIGKIHDFMLGNNWTILGIELERKVLYSKMSNTISWEDIIAYGEDAIMIRNQLAVRKMKAVDIQLSYALGKKKLCDLPVITEDGLMLGRISDVYFDQKMGNTIIGLEISDGFVTDIIEGRKWLPCTSNMIIGESSVLVPSMSEGCLDNAIHSVNG from the coding sequence TTGAAGCTTCAAGAAATGTTAGGACTTCCGGTGTTTGATATAGAGCAGGGTAAGAAGATTGGCAAAATTCATGACTTTATGTTAGGTAACAATTGGACAATTCTAGGTATTGAGCTTGAGCGTAAAGTACTCTACTCCAAGATGTCAAACACAATTTCTTGGGAGGACATCATTGCATATGGCGAGGATGCCATTATGATTCGTAATCAACTCGCTGTTCGTAAAATGAAAGCCGTTGACATACAGTTGTCTTATGCTCTGGGGAAGAAAAAACTATGCGATTTACCAGTAATTACGGAAGATGGGCTTATGCTTGGACGTATCTCGGATGTTTATTTCGACCAGAAAATGGGCAATACAATAATAGGCCTAGAGATTAGTGATGGTTTTGTCACCGATATCATCGAAGGCCGAAAGTGGCTACCTTGTACTTCCAATATGATCATTGGAGAAAGTTCTGTGTTAGTACCTTCAATGAGTGAGGGGTGTTTGGATAACGCTATTCATTCTGTAAACGGATAG
- a CDS encoding DUF1292 domain-containing protein: MSEFSNHQANWSNRLKETFGPTVELEDEDGTTSVYDLTAEFVVGDESYAVLLNVDEDSDEYDILKIVTSAEGKLELVTIDDDEEWENIAELYDEMTFPHDTDI; encoded by the coding sequence ATGAGTGAATTCTCTAATCATCAGGCTAACTGGAGTAATCGATTAAAGGAGACTTTCGGTCCGACAGTAGAGTTGGAAGATGAAGATGGAACAACCTCCGTATATGATCTGACAGCCGAATTTGTTGTTGGTGATGAAAGCTATGCTGTTTTGCTGAATGTTGATGAAGACAGTGATGAATATGATATTCTTAAAATCGTAACTTCTGCAGAAGGCAAATTAGAGCTTGTTACCATTGATGATGATGAGGAATGGGAGAACATCGCTGAGCTTTATGATGAAATGACTTTCCCACATGATACCGATATCTAG
- a CDS encoding AI-2E family transporter — MSHNKWFRLMIWVLLGLIIIYFMWLLRPLFIHAYQFIKIILAPFIVAMIISYVLNPVVCMLQNRKVPRLVAVLLIYAVFITCLVVILMNVIPMFIEQLEELNEHLPEMTMHAQSFVTNLNSNLLPSGVRAGVMDWFFQWEDRLAHGISDFMDNIGNTINVVLNIFIVPFLIFYILKDFDVFERMVVSYLPRSGRKTILVVLKEIDDALGSYVRGQFMVCLIIGVLAYIGYMIIGMPYALLLASVVAVFNVVPYIGPFLGAAPAVVMASTVSFKMVLMVVIVNTLCQMMESNVISPQIVGRKLHLHPVLIIFALLVGGEMAGIVGLIIAVPLLAVLKVIIQHLFTYYIKRKTV, encoded by the coding sequence ATGTCGCATAATAAATGGTTTCGCTTGATGATATGGGTGCTACTTGGTTTGATTATCATATATTTCATGTGGCTGTTACGACCACTGTTCATTCATGCTTATCAGTTTATCAAAATAATCCTTGCTCCGTTTATAGTGGCAATGATCATTTCATATGTTCTTAATCCAGTTGTGTGCATGTTACAGAATCGGAAGGTGCCACGTTTAGTAGCTGTACTATTAATTTATGCAGTATTCATAACTTGCTTAGTGGTTATATTGATGAATGTGATTCCAATGTTTATCGAACAATTAGAAGAATTGAATGAGCATTTGCCAGAGATGACTATGCATGCCCAAAGTTTTGTAACGAATTTGAATTCTAATCTTTTACCATCTGGGGTCAGGGCTGGTGTAATGGATTGGTTCTTTCAATGGGAGGATCGATTGGCACATGGGATATCTGATTTTATGGATAATATTGGTAACACAATTAATGTGGTGCTCAACATATTCATCGTACCTTTTCTAATATTCTATATATTAAAGGACTTCGATGTATTCGAACGAATGGTTGTATCCTACTTGCCACGATCAGGTAGAAAAACAATTTTAGTTGTACTAAAAGAGATTGATGATGCTCTGGGAAGTTATGTGCGGGGACAATTCATGGTCTGTCTGATTATTGGTGTACTTGCTTATATTGGCTATATGATCATTGGGATGCCCTATGCACTTTTACTTGCCAGTGTTGTAGCAGTTTTCAATGTTGTTCCATATATTGGACCTTTCCTTGGTGCAGCTCCAGCAGTTGTAATGGCATCTACGGTGTCTTTCAAGATGGTATTGATGGTAGTAATAGTAAATACATTATGTCAAATGATGGAGAGCAATGTTATCTCCCCACAAATTGTAGGAAGAAAATTGCATTTACATCCTGTTCTTATAATATTCGCTTTGTTGGTAGGTGGTGAAATGGCAGGGATCGTAGGATTGATTATTGCTGTTCCTTTATTAGCCGTTCTCAAAGTTATCATACAGCATCTCTTCACATATTATATCAAGCGAAAAACAGTGTAA